A single Mangifera indica cultivar Alphonso chromosome 20, CATAS_Mindica_2.1, whole genome shotgun sequence DNA region contains:
- the LOC123204065 gene encoding ubiquitin-conjugating enzyme E2-23 kDa-like — protein sequence MSSPSKRRDMDVMKLMMSDYNVETINDGLNEFNVEFHGPKESLYEGGVWKIRVELPDAYPYKSPSIGFVNKIYHPNVDEMSGSVCLDVINQSWSPMFDLLNIFEVFLPQLLLYPNPSDPLNGDAASLMMKDRKQYDQKVKEYCERYAKKENIGNSTAEDESDEDITEDEGNASSDDDIAGHADP from the exons ATGTCGTctccaagcaaaaggagagaTATGGATGTCATGAAGTT GATGATGAGTGATTACAATGTGGAGACTATCAACGATGGACTCAATGAATTTAACGTGGAGTTCCATGGTCCAAAAGAAA GCCTCTATGAAGGTGGAGTTTGGAAAATTCGTGTTGAACTTCCTGATGCTTATCCATATAAGTCTCCTTCTATTGGGTTTGTGAACAAGATATACCACCCAAATGTTGATGAGAT GTCTGGTTCTGTATGCTTGGATGTTATCAACCAATCATGGAGCCCAATGTTTG ATCTATTGAACATTTTTGAAGTTTTTCTTCCGCAACTCCTCCTTTACCCAAATCCTTCAGACCCACTTAATGGTGATGCAGCTTCACTGATGATGAAGGACCGAAAACAGTATGATCAAAAAGTGAAAG AATACTGTGAGCGATATGCTAAGAAGGAGAATATTGGGAACTCTACAGCTGAAGATGAGAGTGATGAGGATATTACGGAAGACGAAGGAAATGCTTCAAGTGATGATGATATTGCTGGCCATGCTGATCCATAA